One window of the Chryseotalea sp. WA131a genome contains the following:
- the atpC gene encoding ATP synthase F1 subunit epsilon — MHLEIITPDKKIFEGEVTSAIFPGADGIFQTLNNHAPLISLLRDGIVEYKSKESTQRLTITGGVMEVLTNKVIVLADGVQNN; from the coding sequence ATGCATTTAGAAATAATCACACCAGACAAAAAAATATTTGAAGGCGAAGTAACTTCAGCCATCTTTCCGGGTGCGGATGGTATTTTTCAGACGTTGAACAATCATGCACCTCTTATCAGCCTGCTGAGAGATGGAATAGTGGAGTATAAGTCAAAAGAATCAACGCAAAGACTAACTATCACCGGAGGCGTTATGGAGGTGTTGACAAATAAGGTGATTGTCCTTGCTGATGGCGTTCAGAACAACTGA
- a CDS encoding penicillin-binding protein: MNLKTLLKGNSVGSLLAVWAIFVGSIAFVAILYFYIYLPNVTNHGEEIKVPDLLGLTMPEAEKRAKDFKLRLAVNDSSYAEEAKPLTILKQFPAASELVKEDRTIYVSINRTNPPSLPMPDIVEKSLINAEVVLKSSELRRGRVLYEPDPFLNYVKDVLYKGKTIAAGTRIPKGSVIDLVVGDGGGTSDFAVGSLVGDNLKTAMLKLIGWNLHLGKVEIPAGEDTTGIVPYVYKQFPLPGDSVRFGYPVDLWIAPKGYKEPEAEDEGNDN; this comes from the coding sequence ATGAATTTAAAAACACTTTTGAAAGGGAATTCCGTTGGCAGTTTGTTGGCGGTGTGGGCAATCTTCGTTGGCAGCATTGCCTTTGTTGCCATCCTTTACTTTTACATCTACTTGCCCAACGTTACCAATCATGGCGAGGAAATTAAAGTCCCGGATTTATTGGGGCTTACCATGCCCGAAGCCGAAAAAAGAGCCAAAGATTTTAAGCTGCGCTTGGCCGTCAATGATTCATCGTATGCCGAAGAGGCCAAGCCACTAACGATACTGAAACAATTTCCTGCGGCCAGCGAATTAGTTAAAGAAGACCGCACGATTTACGTTTCCATCAACCGCACCAATCCGCCCTCCCTGCCCATGCCCGATATTGTTGAGAAATCGTTGATCAATGCAGAAGTGGTATTGAAAAGCAGCGAATTGAGAAGAGGACGCGTGCTTTACGAGCCCGATCCTTTTTTAAACTATGTAAAAGATGTTTTGTACAAGGGCAAAACCATTGCCGCTGGCACGCGTATCCCCAAAGGTTCGGTCATTGATTTGGTAGTGGGCGATGGCGGTGGCACTTCTGATTTTGCGGTAGGTAGTTTGGTGGGTGACAATCTTAAAACCGCGATGTTGAAATTGATAGGTTGGAATTTGCATTTAGGCAAAGTAGAGATTCCGGCAGGAGAAGATACTACGGGCATTGTACCATACGTTTACAAACAGTTTCCGTTACCGGGCGACTCGGTACGGTTTGGCTACCCTGTAGATTTGTGGATTGCGCCAAAAGGTTACAAAGAACCAGAAGCAGAGGATGAAGGAAACGATAACTAG
- a CDS encoding D-alanine--D-alanine ligase gives MTKQKIALLFGGRSVEHGVSINSARNIFEFIDKALFEPILIGISTAGVWYLVPHVSKEIETGEILSLNLMPGKFTLQTESGKVISADMVFPILHGTDGEDGSIQGLIKALDVPMVGTGVLGSAMSMSKLITKRLLREAGIPVADFLYFYFSDKEKISFQEVEKKLGLPFMVKSASLGSSVGVSKVKSEADFENALLEGFHYDDCILIEKFIKGREVECAVMCNQPALASLPGEIIISKDYEFYTFDAKYVDGKAVTIDVPAKLNQSSVEKIRELSLRTYKSLACEDFARVDLFLTENDEVYVNEINTIPGFTNSSMFPMMWKERGISFTELITQLITLAQARFQQSKRAERSFTSSLKY, from the coding sequence ATGACAAAACAAAAAATCGCACTTCTCTTTGGCGGACGCTCGGTAGAGCACGGGGTTTCAATCAATTCGGCCCGCAACATTTTTGAATTTATTGACAAGGCTTTGTTTGAACCGATCTTGATCGGCATATCCACCGCTGGCGTGTGGTACTTGGTACCGCACGTAAGTAAAGAAATCGAAACTGGAGAAATCCTATCGCTGAACCTCATGCCCGGCAAATTCACGCTGCAAACCGAATCAGGCAAAGTCATTTCTGCCGACATGGTGTTCCCCATTTTGCACGGCACCGATGGCGAAGATGGAAGCATTCAAGGATTGATTAAAGCATTGGATGTGCCAATGGTGGGCACCGGTGTCCTGGGTTCGGCCATGTCCATGAGCAAATTGATCACCAAACGATTGCTGCGCGAAGCGGGCATTCCCGTAGCGGATTTTTTGTATTTCTATTTCTCTGATAAAGAAAAAATATCTTTTCAGGAAGTTGAAAAAAAATTAGGCTTACCCTTTATGGTGAAGTCGGCCAGCTTGGGCTCATCAGTAGGTGTATCCAAAGTAAAATCGGAAGCAGATTTTGAAAACGCACTTTTGGAAGGATTTCATTATGATGATTGTATTTTGATCGAGAAATTTATCAAAGGCCGCGAAGTGGAATGTGCGGTGATGTGCAACCAACCTGCTCTCGCCTCATTGCCGGGTGAAATCATCATCAGCAAAGATTACGAGTTCTACACTTTCGATGCAAAATATGTGGATGGCAAAGCCGTAACCATTGATGTTCCTGCCAAGCTGAATCAATCATCAGTCGAAAAAATCAGAGAGCTATCCCTTCGTACCTACAAAAGCTTGGCCTGCGAAGATTTTGCCCGCGTAGATTTATTCTTAACAGAAAATGATGAAGTGTATGTAAATGAAATCAATACCATTCCTGGCTTTACTAATTCCAGCATGTTCCCTATGATGTGGAAAGAACGTGGGATATCGTTTACTGAATTGATTACCCAATTGATTACCCTTGCGCAAGCACGATTCCAACAATCAAAACGGGCAGAAAGAAGTTTTACCTCTTCATTGAAATACTAG